The Acidicapsa acidisoli genome contains a region encoding:
- a CDS encoding winged helix-turn-helix domain-containing protein, whose translation MTVPKPEMAIHPDSFRYTFGSYCLLPDGTLLRGAEEIHLPPKELAVLRVLISHPGQIVPPEKLRLSAWGDTHVSADSLPRCVSSLRAHLDSELCIQTIYKRGYRFTLPVHRIDPASHSEQFPARRHTDRPDWPDRRIARPTSLPRLAILPFTTAEDVPVFLGTGIAEETMIRLARTHSPEVELMARDSVFHLAARGASAREVGATLGADLVLAGSITPLPLHFRLRIEMIRVADAIQLWIEDFLVPRTLLACADTRTAGRICARIRDTFATAIAPAVAPFAASNEATPLWKHLGASSGNTAHDSSSCSSTRVCGSSTANPVS comes from the coding sequence ATGACCGTTCCCAAGCCAGAGATGGCGATCCATCCCGATAGCTTCCGTTACACTTTTGGCTCCTATTGTCTTCTTCCTGACGGAACACTTCTTCGAGGTGCGGAGGAAATCCACCTGCCTCCAAAGGAACTCGCAGTTCTGCGCGTTCTGATCTCGCACCCCGGACAGATCGTGCCTCCGGAAAAGTTGCGTCTCAGCGCCTGGGGCGATACTCATGTCTCAGCCGACAGCCTTCCTCGCTGCGTCTCATCTCTCCGCGCTCATCTGGATTCGGAACTTTGCATTCAGACCATCTACAAGCGAGGCTACCGTTTCACTCTGCCCGTGCATCGAATCGACCCGGCCTCCCATTCGGAACAGTTCCCCGCAAGGAGACACACAGACCGACCGGATTGGCCAGACCGACGAATCGCTCGCCCGACAAGCCTTCCACGGCTTGCAATTTTGCCCTTCACCACGGCAGAGGACGTCCCTGTTTTCCTGGGAACCGGCATTGCCGAAGAGACCATGATCCGGCTCGCTCGCACTCACAGCCCGGAGGTGGAGCTGATGGCGCGCGACTCTGTCTTCCATCTCGCCGCCCGCGGAGCGAGCGCACGGGAGGTCGGTGCGACTCTCGGCGCGGATCTGGTCCTCGCGGGATCGATCACGCCGCTTCCCTTGCACTTCCGCCTGCGCATCGAGATGATCCGCGTCGCCGATGCCATTCAGCTTTGGATTGAGGATTTTCTCGTTCCGCGCACCCTTCTCGCCTGTGCCGACACCCGCACGGCCGGGCGCATCTGCGCCAGAATCCGTGATACATTTGCGACGGCCATCGCTCCCGCAGTCGCGCCTTTTGCCGCCTCGAATGAGGCGACGCCACTATGGAAGCACCTGGGAGCATCGAGCGGCAATACTGCCCATGACTCTTCGAGTTGCTCGTCAACCCGAGTCTGCGGCAGCTCCACAGCGAACCCTGTCTCATAA
- a CDS encoding DUF481 domain-containing protein, translated as MTGTVTQLAGGKLTVKTSYAGDVTITWDEVTSVQLDKPLVMPVETKHGKQVEINKVDITGIERTPSGFVVTTATGMRPVPPSDLTALRTAAAQQAYEASLRPNFLHGWIGSANLSLAVTGGNSETTSIGTGVNLSRPTKTDKTALYFNTVYTHDNVQGITIADTTTAGLRYDHNVNPKLFGFGTLDFDRDALQDLDLRTVVGGGFGWHAIAKPNRQLDVLGGAVWTHEDYNSNPLIASPAIHNSFAALDFGQQFTEKFGKSTVLTEQAYFFPDVQDISQYRATVNAGLSTRINGFLSWQTSYSDVYVTNPPPETKSNDVILTTGIGFTFTKK; from the coding sequence TTGACCGGCACCGTAACCCAGTTAGCAGGCGGCAAGCTCACCGTCAAGACCTCGTACGCCGGAGATGTGACGATCACCTGGGATGAAGTGACCAGCGTCCAGCTCGACAAGCCGCTGGTGATGCCAGTCGAGACCAAACACGGCAAACAGGTCGAAATCAACAAGGTAGACATTACAGGCATCGAGCGCACGCCCTCGGGCTTTGTCGTCACCACGGCAACCGGAATGCGGCCCGTTCCGCCCTCGGATCTCACCGCGCTCCGCACCGCCGCAGCGCAACAGGCTTATGAAGCCTCTCTGCGGCCCAACTTCCTCCATGGCTGGATAGGCTCCGCCAACCTCAGCCTTGCGGTTACAGGCGGCAACAGCGAAACAACTTCGATTGGCACCGGCGTCAATCTCTCGCGGCCCACAAAAACCGACAAGACAGCTCTCTACTTCAACACCGTCTATACCCATGACAACGTGCAGGGCATCACCATTGCCGACACCACAACCGCCGGGCTACGATACGACCATAACGTCAATCCAAAGCTTTTTGGATTCGGAACGCTGGACTTCGACAGAGACGCGCTACAGGATCTCGACTTGCGCACGGTCGTCGGTGGCGGATTTGGCTGGCACGCTATCGCCAAACCCAACCGGCAGCTGGATGTCCTTGGCGGCGCTGTCTGGACCCACGAGGATTACAACTCCAATCCTCTGATCGCAAGCCCCGCGATACATAACAGCTTCGCCGCGCTGGACTTCGGCCAGCAGTTCACCGAAAAGTTCGGCAAATCGACCGTCTTGACCGAACAAGCCTACTTCTTCCCGGACGTCCAGGACATCAGCCAGTATCGCGCCACGGTAAATGCCGGGTTGAGCACCCGCATCAACGGCTTCCTGAGCTGGCAAACCTCCTACAGCGATGTCTACGTCACCAATCCTCCGCCGGAGACCAAGAGCAACGACGTCATCCTCACCACCGGGATAGGATTCACCTTCACGAAGAAATAA
- a CDS encoding helix-turn-helix domain-containing protein, with product MTKTVSHAQWFLAPYCIGAKLRSLRVEKRLTLARLAAETGLSTALLSKLETDRMVPTLTTLAAICRVYGVGLGHFFHDSREHSLSITRKVTNQGRGRGNDPTVRIPLNPGVRNRKMDAWLVDLPAGSALAGAEIHAEGALLVYVIDGRLLLQVGGLSETLDAGDCAYLESDLPLAWGAAAKQRCRLLAVTPGSHAVGHPSGSEAEPEAKESPGN from the coding sequence ATGACGAAAACTGTTTCCCATGCACAGTGGTTTCTTGCACCGTATTGCATCGGCGCGAAGCTGCGCAGTCTGCGCGTGGAAAAACGGCTGACGCTGGCGCGGCTCGCCGCAGAGACCGGGCTCTCAACGGCGCTGCTTTCCAAGCTGGAGACCGACCGCATGGTGCCGACGCTCACTACCCTGGCTGCCATTTGCCGGGTCTATGGAGTGGGTCTTGGACATTTCTTCCACGACTCAAGAGAGCATTCGCTCTCCATTACGCGGAAGGTTACGAACCAGGGGCGAGGCCGCGGCAACGATCCTACCGTCCGAATTCCGCTTAATCCCGGTGTGCGGAACCGCAAGATGGATGCCTGGCTCGTAGACTTGCCGGCTGGCTCTGCTTTGGCCGGGGCAGAGATCCATGCCGAAGGCGCGTTGCTGGTATATGTGATCGATGGCCGCCTGCTGCTGCAAGTTGGCGGCTTGAGCGAGACCCTTGATGCGGGCGATTGCGCGTACCTGGAGAGCGATCTGCCGTTGGCCTGGGGAGCGGCGGCCAAGCAGCGATGCCGTCTGCTCGCGGTGACTCCGGGAAGTCATGCTGTCGGCCACCCGAGTGGATCGGAAGCCGAGCCGGAAGCCAAAGAGAGCCCCGGTAATTGA
- a CDS encoding sugar porter family MFS transporter produces the protein MRPNFYLMKATVSGALGGLLFGFDTAVIAGAIDALTRLYHLSDTTQGVTVFTAVAGTVVGAMSAGAVGQKLGGRETLRITAVFYVISALGCMLAWNWPALLVFRFLGGLGIGASSVLGPVYITELAPAKWRGRMVGTFQVNVVIGILLAYASNFGIRLLHLGSWEWRVQLGVAAVPAILFLALLFGIPRSPRWSVSKNRIDEALEVLKLMGDPAPEAELADIQQALRESHAVANEPVFQWKYRYPLFLAITIGAFNQLAGINAILYYLNNIFAAAGFTQMSGDLQAIAIGATNLIFTLIGMTLIDRLGRKTLLLIGAAGCASCLAGVAYVFLTNSHQAMLLWLLVVYIAFFAVSQGAVIWVYIGEVFPNVVRNKGQSVGNSSHWIMNAAIALIFPILAGRFHGAPFVFFAVMTVVQFIVVFLFYPETKGQTLEALQRRLVRT, from the coding sequence ATGCGACCCAATTTTTATTTAATGAAGGCGACAGTGAGCGGCGCGCTTGGCGGCCTGCTCTTTGGATTCGACACGGCGGTGATCGCGGGCGCGATTGACGCGCTTACCCGGCTCTATCACCTTTCGGACACGACGCAGGGAGTTACCGTCTTTACAGCCGTTGCGGGCACCGTGGTGGGCGCGATGTCTGCCGGCGCGGTCGGGCAAAAGCTGGGCGGTCGCGAGACTCTTCGTATTACGGCCGTCTTCTATGTGATCTCAGCACTGGGCTGCATGCTGGCGTGGAACTGGCCGGCGCTGCTGGTGTTCCGCTTCCTTGGAGGATTGGGAATCGGCGCTTCGTCCGTGCTTGGCCCGGTCTATATTACGGAGCTTGCTCCCGCAAAGTGGCGTGGCCGCATGGTCGGCACGTTTCAGGTCAACGTTGTGATCGGGATTCTACTTGCCTACGCGTCGAACTTCGGAATTAGGCTGTTGCATCTCGGTTCCTGGGAGTGGCGGGTGCAGTTAGGAGTCGCCGCAGTCCCTGCGATCCTCTTCCTGGCGCTGCTTTTCGGGATTCCGCGCAGCCCGCGCTGGTCGGTTTCGAAGAACCGCATCGACGAGGCGCTTGAAGTGCTGAAGCTGATGGGCGACCCAGCTCCCGAGGCGGAGCTTGCAGATATCCAGCAGGCGCTGCGCGAGAGCCATGCCGTGGCCAATGAGCCGGTCTTCCAGTGGAAATATCGCTACCCGCTGTTTCTGGCCATTACCATCGGCGCGTTCAATCAGCTCGCGGGCATCAACGCGATCCTCTATTACCTCAACAACATCTTTGCCGCTGCCGGATTCACACAGATGTCGGGAGATTTGCAGGCCATCGCCATTGGTGCAACGAACCTGATCTTCACCCTGATCGGCATGACGTTGATCGACCGGCTCGGGCGCAAGACGCTTCTGCTGATTGGCGCAGCGGGTTGCGCATCCTGCCTGGCCGGAGTTGCCTATGTCTTCCTGACCAACTCGCACCAGGCGATGCTCTTGTGGCTGCTGGTTGTGTACATCGCATTCTTTGCCGTGTCGCAGGGAGCAGTGATCTGGGTTTATATCGGCGAAGTCTTTCCGAACGTGGTGCGCAACAAAGGACAGAGCGTCGGCAACAGCTCCCACTGGATCATGAACGCGGCCATTGCGTTGATCTTCCCGATCCTGGCGGGCAGGTTCCACGGCGCGCCGTTTGTCTTCTTCGCCGTCATGACCGTGGTGCAATTTATCGTGGTGTTCCTGTTCTATCCCGAGACCAAGGGGCAGACGCTGGAGGCATTGCAGCGGCGATTGGTCAGAACTTGA
- a CDS encoding glycosyltransferase: MPCTIVIPCYNEASRLKTEDFAQFLRDTEGISFQFVNDCSTDATLAILEQFRIGREDCVHVLNKLANGGKGEAVRDGMLEAIRRGDASVVGFWDADLATPLDAIFDLLHELEVNSNLQMVLGSRVRLLGREVHRQAVRHYLGRIFATIASSLLSLAIYDTQCGAKLFRVTPELEQLLSERFCSRWVFDVEILARYIVQNKNHRERLHSSIYEYPLKRWEDVAGSKVHPSDFVRSFWDVLRIYNKYLR; the protein is encoded by the coding sequence TTGCCTTGCACGATCGTAATTCCCTGTTATAACGAAGCTTCTCGGCTCAAAACGGAAGACTTTGCGCAATTCCTCCGGGACACCGAGGGGATTTCATTTCAGTTTGTGAATGACTGCAGCACCGACGCGACCCTGGCCATTCTGGAGCAGTTTCGCATCGGCCGGGAGGACTGCGTTCATGTCCTGAACAAGCTCGCCAACGGCGGCAAAGGCGAAGCGGTGCGGGATGGGATGCTGGAAGCGATCCGGCGCGGGGATGCAAGCGTTGTCGGATTCTGGGATGCCGATCTGGCGACTCCTCTGGACGCGATCTTCGACCTCCTCCACGAACTCGAAGTAAATTCCAATCTCCAAATGGTTCTTGGTTCTCGCGTCAGGCTGCTCGGCAGAGAAGTGCACCGTCAAGCGGTGCGCCATTACCTGGGCAGAATCTTCGCGACCATCGCGTCAAGTCTGCTTTCGTTGGCAATTTATGACACGCAGTGCGGGGCCAAGCTCTTTCGGGTAACACCGGAACTGGAGCAGTTGCTCTCTGAGCGATTCTGCTCGCGCTGGGTATTCGACGTTGAAATTCTTGCCCGGTATATCGTTCAAAACAAAAATCATCGGGAGCGATTGCATTCGTCGATCTACGAATACCCATTGAAGCGATGGGAAGATGTCGCCGGCTCGAAGGTGCATCCGTCGGACTTCGTCCGCTCTTTCTGGGATGTCCTTAGGATTTACAACAAATATCTGCGATAG